The Chryseobacterium shigense genome segment GCTACTTCCATTATAGGACCACCATTGATGACCAATCTGTTTTATTATTTCACCCATGATGAGGCTCCTTTTGAGTTTTCAGGGGCTCCGTTTTTCCTGGCATTTATTTTAATGGCGATAAGTGTAGCAATGACGTATTATGCATTCAAGAAAAAAGATAAGAAATTGGGGTAAACTGATTTTTAAAACGGGATGTTTAAAAAGATTTATTAATTTGGTTTAAATATTTCTTATGAGTCGTATCCCTCAATATAAACCTGATGATTTTAATCCGATCCTTGATATAGACTGGACTGAAAAAAGTGCAGCAAGAAAAGAACTGAATGAATTCTTTATAGAGCCGTTACAGGTGCTTAAAGATGCTAAAACCCCTTCACAGCCACACCGCAAAACCGTCAATGATTTTATTTTTATCGCAAACGGCAGTATCGAAAAAATGGTATGTTCCAGCCTGTACGGAGTGGAAAAAGGAATGATTATGCTGCTTCCTCCGCATAAGATCCGGACGTTCATTCATAATACCTCCGATGTGGAAGGTTTTTACTGTCATTTTTCCAATGAATTCATTGCGGAAGGCCCCGGCCTGAAATATTTACAGGATATCCTGAACCATGCTGATATTATCTATAATCCTACTCTGGTTCTTGATGATGAACATCGTGAGAGAATCTTTCTTATCCTTCAGCAAATGGAGGCGCTTTATCATCAGAATCAAGGTTTAGATCTTATCCGGTTGTATCTTTTTACTTTACTGGGCGAGATCCGGCATTTTATAGAAAAGCTTCCGCACCCGAACCTTTCTGTCAACGAAACATTGGTATTCCGTTTCCGTAAGCTGATCACCAGTGAGATCCAGAATCTGCATTCGGTGAAAGAGTATGCTGACCTGCTCAGTGTTTCACCCAATCACCTGAACAAATCTGTAAAAAATGTGACGGGCAAAACAGCCTCAGAAATCATTAATGAATCTTTATTAATGGAAGCCAAAGCTCTTCTTTCACTGTCTCATCTTTCTGTTTCGGAAATTGCTTTTGCACTGGGAGTAGATGATGTTTCCTATTTTTCACGCTTTTTCAGGAAGCACAGTGGTGTAAGTCCTTCTGATTACCGTAAAAGGATTGATCTGTCCTGATAACAGATTCATCTGTTCTAACCATATTCTATTGTATTTCAGAATTTTGCTGGTATAATTGATGACGGTTAAAACATGAAAAAAATGCTATTTATAACAGCCTGTTTAATGCCCTTGCTGTTTTATTCTCAGAATAATATCCATGGCTCCAATCCTCCCGTTATATTTGAAGCTTTAGCCGGAAATAAAGGCTTTGCCTCGCAGATGACGATCAATAAAACATTTGAAGGAAGCAAAAAGCTGGGTTTCTTCAGCGTTGCCAACATTTCTTCTAAATGGACGGAGGATAATTCTAAAGATGCCATGATCCAGGCCAATATTACCTTTGAGGTTATCAAAGACATCCGTTTGGTAGCCGGTTCTCACTATACACCAACAACAGGCTTCCGGCCTACTGCCGGATTTATGTATTCCCGAAATTTTAATGATTTTTTATTGGTGGTTAATCCAAGATGTATTGGATTTTCCAAAAACAGTATTGCTGAAGGTTTCATTATGGCTGAATACAAACCTAAAATCAGTGAAAACTGGAACTTATATTCAAGGGTTCAGGGATTGTACTCGGAAACCATAAGGGATGGTGAACACGCCCGCAGCTATCTGATGCTGAGACTTGGAGTGAGTCATAAATTCATCACTTTCGGAGCAGGAGCCAATTTTGACAGTTATGGACCTTTTAAAGAAAGCAAGCAGAATTACGGGATATTTGCTTCTGCCCGGTTATTTAACTAAGGATATAAGACATCATTATTAATCATTTAATTCTTATTATGAAACAATTACTTTTTAAAACAAATGAAACATGGACCGGGGCTTTTCTAAGATGGACATTGAGCATCGTTTTTATCCCTCACGGACTTCAGAAAACATTTGGACTGTTCGGCGGAATGGGATTTACCAAAACAATGGATATTTTTACCCATGGCCTGCATTTGCCTTCCGGAGTTGCATTTACCGTAATAATGGTTGAGTTTTTGGGATCATTTCTGCTTCTTCTGGGGTTAGGTACAAGATTTTGGGCTTTATCATTTATCGGATTAATGGCAGGAATAATGCTGACTGCTCATATTGAAAACGGTTTCTTTATGAACTGGTTCGGAACACAAAAAGGAGAGGGCTGCCAGTTTGATATCCTGGCTATTGGAATTGCTCTGGCATTGGTGTTTGAAGGCGCAGGAAAACTGTCAATGGATGGATGGCTATTTACAGGAAATAAAATAGAGAGCCAACCAAAAAGCTGAGATTTAGTACTGATAAAAGCAGAGAATCATATCTTGATTCTCTTCTTTATTTTTCTGAGATTATTTATAATTTTTAATTCTTTAAATGGTGAATGCTCTATCTTTTTCGTTATTTTATTGTTGATTATTTTCTAATTTGTGTTTTTTGGTGTGATATTTTTATATATTTGCCAAAAATTAACACGAATTTATGAAAATGAATAAATTTATTGTAAGCCTTTTTGCTTTATCAACTATTTTGAGCTGTAGTAATAATGAAGATACGGCAGAAACAACTGGCAACAATACTGGCTCTTCAACGGTTCCTGCTATTTACAGCAAAATTTATGGTGCCTCAAGCCTAACATCTGATGGTACTTATGTTTATATCAAAACAAACGGTACGCCTGATCATAAAAGTGTATATTATTCTACGGGCAACAGTCTTTACGAAAATTTTTCGGGAACAACATTTGGAGGATATGCATTTTCCAAAAACCCGAATTCTATCGCCACAAAAAGCTATACCTTTAAAATTCCTATAAATCCTGCAGTTAATTCGGCACATTCTGCAACACCTCTTGGTCCTATTGGAGTTTCTCTTAATGGAGTTCCTTTCTTTAACCAATATGCGGGACCTAACCAGCCTTTATCAGGAGAAATCGTTTCTTTTGATCAATGGTGGGGGCATCCAGCTCCGGGAGGAGATTATCACTATCATGTTGAACCTAAATACCTTACTACGGTAAAAGCTTCAAAATCTGCATTATTAGGATTTTTATTGGACGGATTCCCTGTTTACGGACCCGAAGAAAACGGAACAACTGTTGCAACGGCTTCATTAGATGCTTATCACGGACATACAACTGTAACGGCAGATTATCCGAACGGAATTTATCATTATCATATTACCGATACAGATCCTTATATCAACGGAAATGGTTTCTATGGAACTCCGGGTACTGTCAGCAATTAGTTTTTTATTTCTTCTGATATCCTGTGAACCTTCAGATAAAGAAACCGAAAAACCGAAATATTATAATATCGAAAATATCAGCCCGGAAAACAATAACGGATTGCTGATGAATCACGGCTTACCTTTTACGGGAATTATTTATTCCTTTTTCCCGAATACGAAAGATACGGCAGAAGTAATGGGCTTCAACAAAGGGAAAGAACATGGTGAATGGAGGCAGTTTTTTCCGGGAGGCAAATTAAGACAACAAAGATATTACGATAACGGCACAAAAGTTAAAACCATGAAAGAATGGTGGGATAACGGAAAACCAAAAATATCGGGTTCGTTTCTTAAAGGAGAAAATAACGGAGAGTTTAAAGAATGGAACAGAGAAGGACGATTGATAAAAGAAATGCATTATAAATTGGGATATGAAGAAGGAAGTCAGAAACAATTTTATGACAACGGAAAAATAAGATCCAATTATGTAATGAAAAACGGGAAAAGATTTGGTTTGTTGGGCACAAAAAACTGCGTTAATGTTAAAGACAGTATTTTCAGGAAATAATTTTGCGGTATTTTTGGTATTGACATTATTTTCATGCAAAAAACATGAAGAAGAATCTTTACCTTATTATAATACTCCCGATTTTGATCCTCATTTCATAACAGGAGAAGAAGCTGTAAAGCAGATTCCTCATACTATTGCTCCTTTTTCTTTTATTGATCAGAATAATGAGATGATTACTGATAAGACGATAAATCATAAAATACACGTCGCAAGTTTTATTTTTACGTCATGCGGAAGTATATGCCCGATCATGATTAAGAATCTCGATGTGGTCAATAAAAAGTACGAGAAAGATCCGGATGTAGTTCTGCTTTCTTTTTCGGTAACACCTTGGATCGATACACCACAAAAATTGGCAGAATTTAAAAAATTCAATAAAATCAATAATCCGAACTGGCATTTTTTGACAGGAGGAAAAGGAGAGATTTACAAGCTTGCCCGTCAGTCTTATTTTGCCGAAGAAGATTTGGGATTTACAAAAGACAGTACGGAATTTCTCCATACAGAACATGTAATTTTGGCGGATCGTGACAAAAAAATAAGGGGAATATATAACGGAACTCTTCAAACAGATGTGCAGCAGCTTGTAAAAGACATTGAAATTTTGAAAAAAGAAAAATAATTGTAAAAACTTAATATTTTATTAAATATCAAGTTTAAAGATACAGATTCATTAATCTTTTGTAATTTTGCTGTATGGAATTAAGCATTGGAGAAATGGCATTGATCGCCGTGGCGATTGTTGTATTATTCGGCCCGGATAAACTTCCTCAGATAGCACGTGACTTAGGCGCAGGTGTTAGAAAAATGCGTGGCGCAGTGGAAGATATTAAAACTGAGATCATGAAAGAGACGGATAATCCTGTATCTGAGATCAAACGCGAGATTGAGAAGGTAAAGGATGCAGCAAAAGACTTCAATCCCGTGAAGGATATTCAAAAAGATATTCTTACTGAGCCTTCCTCTGCCAATGAACCTCCCAAAATCAAGCCTGCCGATGATGAAACCTACGAAGGGCCTGTAAGCAGATAATTCATGGAGGAGATTATTCAGGAAGATAAAAAGGTTTTTCTATACCTTAATAATCTGGGCGATACTTCCTTCGACCAGTTTTGGATGCTGATTTCCAGTACATGGATCTGGATTCCGCTTTATATTATATTCCTTTACTTTTTATACAAAAATCATAAACTAAAATCTTTAGTTTTCATTCTTATATTCATTGCGCTTGGAGCTACGGTATCCGACCAGCTGGCCAGTATTTTTAAATATGGAGTAGCAAGGTTAAGGCCCTGTCATGATCCCAGCATAGAGCATTATATGAGAATCGTGAAATGTGGCGGTCAGTATGGCTTCTATTCTGCCCATGCCTCTAATACCTTTTTCCTGGCAGCCTATTTAAGTATTTTATTGAAAAAGAAACTTAATTGGTTTCCATATGCTATATTTGTATGGGCTGTGGTAGTTTCTTACAGCCGGATATATTTAGGAGTGCATTTCCCGATAGATATTTTGGTGGGGGCGTTTGTTGGATCTTTATTGGGAGTGATATTTGGAGTGCTCGCCAAAAAAGTCATCAACAAACAAAATATAGCTTCATGAAAAAATCTTTATTACTGACAGCATTCATATGCTTCTCATTCAGTCTTTACGCACAGGATAAAATTAAAGCCGAAGAGTGCTTTAAAAAAGCCGATTATAAATGCGCTGAAGAACAGTACAGTAAACTTGCGGAAAAAGAGCAGATACAGAAATTCCAGTCCGAATATTATAACAACCTAGGTACAGCCCAAAGAAGGCTTGGAAAAACTGCATTAGCTTTGAAATCATATGAGTCTGCTATGAAAGCTAATCCTTTATCGGCTCCTGTATATGCGAATCTTGCTTCTTTGAACAGTCAAAAGGGAAATAAAACTAAAGCGTTAGAATATATTGCCACAGGTCTTACGATCGATGCTGAAAATCCTGAATTTTATCTTACCCGTTCCAAAATTTATGACAGCCAGGGAAAAAAAGATCTCGCTTTGAGTGATCTCAAACAGATCCTGACCTTTGCACCGGATAATATTTATGCGAAAACCGGTTTGGCTAATCTTAAAAAAAATAACGGGGATCTGGATGGCGCTTTAAAAGATTATAACCAGCTTATCTCTGAAAAGCCGGAATCACTTCTGTATAACGGAAGGGCAGATGTGTATTTGAAAATGAAAAAGCCTAAAGAAGCTCTTACAGACGTTAATAAAGCTATTTCCATAGATCCTAAATTTTCTAATTCCTATGTAACTAAAGCATTGGTATTATTTGATACCGCAAAACCTAAAGAAGCATGTGAAAATCTGGATAAAGCAGTAAGTTTAGGGTATGAAAAAGCTATTTTGGCAGATTATTATGCCAAGTGTGTAAAAAAATAACTTTTTATGATATGAGTTTCGGGCCCGGCATGAAATGCCGGGCCCGAAACTATTTTTATCAATTTTAAAATTTTAAATCTAAATGTTAAATATTGTTCTTATAGAACCCGAAATCCCCAATAATACCGGAAATATAGGACGGTTATGCGTAGGTACGGAAAGTAAACTGCATCTGGTTCATCCGTTCGGATTTGTAATTAATGATAAAAACCTGAAAAGGTCCGGTCTGGATTACTGGGTACATCTTGATGTGACTGAATATGCCAATGTGGAAGAATGGATGAAAAATATTCCGGATACATCGCGGGTATTCCTAATGAGTTCACATGCTGAAAAATCATATCTGGAAAATGATTTCAGGGATGGTGACTGGTTGGTTTTCGGTAAGGAAAGCGTTGGTCTGAGTAAAGAGGTTCTTGGGCTTTTTGAAAATCATCTGACTATTCCTATGTCAAAATTAATACGGAGTTTCAATATTGCCAATTCCGTTGCTTTCGTAGTTGGTGAAGCAAAGAGGCAGATCAGTTTACACTCTGAATAGGGCAAGATCCTATTAACTTAGATCCTGAAACAAGAATTTTTTTAAATACAAATATTTTAGTCATTATGATAAGGTTTACCCTGCAATATCTGGTCGGCACGGTAAAGCTGCTCCACGATAAAAAGGCGGATCATCTGATGGGTAAACGTCATTTTTGAAAGAGACATCTTTTCATTGGCCCGGTTGTAAACCTCTTCAGAAAAACCATAAGCTCCCCCGATAAGAATATGAACCTTTTTTACCGAAGAATTCATCCATGTATCAATTTTTTGGGAAAATTCACGGCTGGTAAACTGTTTTCCTTTTTCGTCCAAAATCACAACCAGGTCATTTTTATCAATCTGATTGAAGAACAGCTTGGCCTCTTCCTTTTTCAAAAGCTCAGGAGAAAGGTTTTTGGCATTTTTTACATCAGGAATTTCCGTGATTTCAAAATTCCAGTGTTTGGGAAGGCGGGTAAGGTAATAGTTGATCAGAGAAGTGATTTCCTTATCATCCGTTTTACCGATACAAAGTAAGCTGATTCTCATGTATAGAGGATTTCAAAGGGCAAAGATACCATTTTTATGCTGGAAAATAAAGGTCGGGGAAAGTTGATCAGGATGTTAGCATAAAAGAAAATATTGATTTCAGACATTAGTAATGTCTGGATCATTTAGTTTTCAAATCTTTTTATTTTAGACCCTTTCTTTTGATCCATAATAGCAGAACTGCTGAATTATTAGATCATTACTGCTTATTGAATCCCTTACTATTGAAATAAGGAAAAGGAAAATGTTTATATTTGTATAAAGACTTATGACAAAAGATCAGATATCTTCGTTTAAAGAGATAAACCGGATTGTTTTTTATTAAGTAAAATGCACTAAATAGATGAATATAAAAGTTCCCAGATTTATCCTGAAGATTCAAGAATTTTTTGACGATATACATATTCCTGTTTTGGGAATATCGCTCTGGCAGATGTTCCAGATCTATATTTCCGGGATTTTCAAAGGTAAGATAGGGCGGAAGGCTGCTGCTATTTCCTGGAGCTTTACCATCAGTCTGTTTCCTTTTCTGCTTTTTCTGCTTTCCGTTTTGCCTTATATGCCGCATTATGATAAGCTACAGTTTTATATTTTTGAAGTGCTGATGCATAACGTTTTCCCTTCTAATATGGAAGGCGATGTA includes the following:
- a CDS encoding helix-turn-helix domain-containing protein, producing the protein MSRIPQYKPDDFNPILDIDWTEKSAARKELNEFFIEPLQVLKDAKTPSQPHRKTVNDFIFIANGSIEKMVCSSLYGVEKGMIMLLPPHKIRTFIHNTSDVEGFYCHFSNEFIAEGPGLKYLQDILNHADIIYNPTLVLDDEHRERIFLILQQMEALYHQNQGLDLIRLYLFTLLGEIRHFIEKLPHPNLSVNETLVFRFRKLITSEIQNLHSVKEYADLLSVSPNHLNKSVKNVTGKTASEIINESLLMEAKALLSLSHLSVSEIAFALGVDDVSYFSRFFRKHSGVSPSDYRKRIDLS
- a CDS encoding DoxX family protein, whose protein sequence is MKQLLFKTNETWTGAFLRWTLSIVFIPHGLQKTFGLFGGMGFTKTMDIFTHGLHLPSGVAFTVIMVEFLGSFLLLLGLGTRFWALSFIGLMAGIMLTAHIENGFFMNWFGTQKGEGCQFDILAIGIALALVFEGAGKLSMDGWLFTGNKIESQPKS
- a CDS encoding YHYH protein, encoding MNKFIVSLFALSTILSCSNNEDTAETTGNNTGSSTVPAIYSKIYGASSLTSDGTYVYIKTNGTPDHKSVYYSTGNSLYENFSGTTFGGYAFSKNPNSIATKSYTFKIPINPAVNSAHSATPLGPIGVSLNGVPFFNQYAGPNQPLSGEIVSFDQWWGHPAPGGDYHYHVEPKYLTTVKASKSALLGFLLDGFPVYGPEENGTTVATASLDAYHGHTTVTADYPNGIYHYHITDTDPYINGNGFYGTPGTVSN
- a CDS encoding toxin-antitoxin system YwqK family antitoxin, whose amino-acid sequence is MELRVLSAISFLFLLISCEPSDKETEKPKYYNIENISPENNNGLLMNHGLPFTGIIYSFFPNTKDTAEVMGFNKGKEHGEWRQFFPGGKLRQQRYYDNGTKVKTMKEWWDNGKPKISGSFLKGENNGEFKEWNREGRLIKEMHYKLGYEEGSQKQFYDNGKIRSNYVMKNGKRFGLLGTKNCVNVKDSIFRK
- a CDS encoding SCO family protein, giving the protein MLKTVFSGNNFAVFLVLTLFSCKKHEEESLPYYNTPDFDPHFITGEEAVKQIPHTIAPFSFIDQNNEMITDKTINHKIHVASFIFTSCGSICPIMIKNLDVVNKKYEKDPDVVLLSFSVTPWIDTPQKLAEFKKFNKINNPNWHFLTGGKGEIYKLARQSYFAEEDLGFTKDSTEFLHTEHVILADRDKKIRGIYNGTLQTDVQQLVKDIEILKKEK
- a CDS encoding twin-arginine translocase TatA/TatE family subunit yields the protein MELSIGEMALIAVAIVVLFGPDKLPQIARDLGAGVRKMRGAVEDIKTEIMKETDNPVSEIKREIEKVKDAAKDFNPVKDIQKDILTEPSSANEPPKIKPADDETYEGPVSR
- a CDS encoding phosphatase PAP2 family protein, with the translated sequence MEEIIQEDKKVFLYLNNLGDTSFDQFWMLISSTWIWIPLYIIFLYFLYKNHKLKSLVFILIFIALGATVSDQLASIFKYGVARLRPCHDPSIEHYMRIVKCGGQYGFYSAHASNTFFLAAYLSILLKKKLNWFPYAIFVWAVVVSYSRIYLGVHFPIDILVGAFVGSLLGVIFGVLAKKVINKQNIAS
- a CDS encoding tetratricopeptide repeat protein; this encodes MKKSLLLTAFICFSFSLYAQDKIKAEECFKKADYKCAEEQYSKLAEKEQIQKFQSEYYNNLGTAQRRLGKTALALKSYESAMKANPLSAPVYANLASLNSQKGNKTKALEYIATGLTIDAENPEFYLTRSKIYDSQGKKDLALSDLKQILTFAPDNIYAKTGLANLKKNNGDLDGALKDYNQLISEKPESLLYNGRADVYLKMKKPKEALTDVNKAISIDPKFSNSYVTKALVLFDTAKPKEACENLDKAVSLGYEKAILADYYAKCVKK
- a CDS encoding tRNA (cytidine(34)-2'-O)-methyltransferase, producing the protein MLNIVLIEPEIPNNTGNIGRLCVGTESKLHLVHPFGFVINDKNLKRSGLDYWVHLDVTEYANVEEWMKNIPDTSRVFLMSSHAEKSYLENDFRDGDWLVFGKESVGLSKEVLGLFENHLTIPMSKLIRSFNIANSVAFVVGEAKRQISLHSE
- the rlmH gene encoding 23S rRNA (pseudouridine(1915)-N(3))-methyltransferase RlmH is translated as MRISLLCIGKTDDKEITSLINYYLTRLPKHWNFEITEIPDVKNAKNLSPELLKKEEAKLFFNQIDKNDLVVILDEKGKQFTSREFSQKIDTWMNSSVKKVHILIGGAYGFSEEVYNRANEKMSLSKMTFTHQMIRLFIVEQLYRADQILQGKPYHND